In Rosa rugosa chromosome 4, drRosRugo1.1, whole genome shotgun sequence, the genomic stretch ACATATGCAATATCTTTGTGTCAAAAATACTATCTTGGAAAAGACATGCTTGATCTTCTCGTCTGAATTAACAATCTGATGAAGGCAATCTCACTAATGGGGCAGAGAACTTGAGTGCTTGTATGTGATTGTTAGAGTAGGGATCAAGGTCAATATATAGGCATTGAGGATTAGGtacctcccataaaggtttccTAATCCTTTTGCATTTAGGCCAACCTATTTCTAGTTCCCTATGCAATTAGGTATACCTTATTAGCAAAGTAACCTCTTAAATCAGTACTGATATCAATAAGAAATAAACATGGTTTTAATGAACATTAGGAATGTCATATTTGCTTATTCTGTAAGAAGGCAACTTAATTGTCGTGACTCTTAATAAACATTGATAAGTCCAATTAAACACAGAACACTGAGATAGAGGATAAGTACTCTATTACTGGCTAATGAACAAGAATActcaaaacacacaaaaccaaTAGTCATATGCCTCAACAAGACTAATGAACaagaataaacataaaaacttaGAAATGTAAATCGATTTATTTCAAGAGTTTTTTGCAGCAGTTCCAAAGCAATACCAGGATAGATAAaaatttctgcttcttgttgATGAAGAGAGACCAATCCAAAACCCGTATAACAGCTTTTAGGGCTGTCCGATCACGATTCCAATCAGTGGCGTAGCCAGAAATGTTAGGTAGGAGGGTCGGAATTAAATAGTAATGATTATACAAAAATGAACTTCATCAAATAACATAAAATTGTATATAttaattgttaaaaaaaattacatatattCGTCTATATGTCATCAttttgatagaaaaaaaaaatcttaagtcataaaatactcaaaaataacaatttttttataaaacaaTTACAATTAAGATTTGATGAATTACCTTATATATTGATTAATGTTGACTTGATTCATAAATCTActaaaaatcaaagaaagaatagCAGACTTCGACTTGCGTTTCGTAGGAGAAGAAGTGGAAGGATGAGAGAAGACAGAACAGAGAATGAGCAGGAGAGAAGAAGATAAGTGTATAAACCTAAATATATATGTAACGAAACTGTCATTAATTAATTGATCAATGAAGAGCATatgaataaaatataataaaaaaattaaaagatggTGGAGTAAGTCCAAAATGTGGAGTTATGGGTGAATGAGACATGTCAAACtaatatattaaatataagtatatatataagtatCAAATGTTTCAACCAATGGCATCTTAgtgagaagggtcaattgacccttcttgCCCTAGTGTCCCTACGCCCCTGATTCCAATCATAGTTCAAGAAAATTTAGGCGGAAAAACCATGAACCCTAGAAATTTGGAAATCAAATTTGGGGCTGGCCGTTAATTTGAGTAACGAGAAGCGGGTCTTGGGTTTGTCTCCAAGTGGGTTCTAGGCCCGACCgaaattttatttcttttttcttttttcttttttcttttttctttttagggtGAAAACAAATATATTTCCTGTTTTAGGTTCTTAATTGAGcacaatggctctgataccaattatAAGATATAATCTAGATAGTCATACAAATCTACGTTGTACTTAAACATAAGAACACGATCACATATGCAATATCTTTGTGTCAAAAATACTATCTTGGAAAAGACATGCTTGATCTTCTCGTCTGAATTAACAATCTGATGAAGGCAATCTCACTAATGGGGCAGAGAACTTGAGTGCTTGTATGTGATTGTTAGAGTAGGGATCAAGGTCAATATATAGGCATTGAGGATTAGGtacctcccataaaggtttccTAATCATTTTGCATTTAGGCCAACCTATTTCTAGTTCCATATGCAATTAGGTATACCTCATTAGCAAAGTAACCTCTTAAATCAGTACTGATATCAATAAGAAATAAACATGGTTTTAATGAACATTAGGAATGTCATATTTGCTTATTCTGTAAGAAGGCAACTTAATTGTCGTGACTCTTAATAAACATTGATAAGTCCATATTAAGTCTTACATTGGTTTTTCAACCATAAATAAGTCATTCAATGGTGGAAAGCCACGAAACAAAAATAGTAGAAAATTATGAGAAGTTGACACTTGTTTGAGTGTGGCTCACACATACTCAAGTGAGTGTGTATGTAACACTCCCTCGAAGCAAATACTTGTGACATGCCTTTTGTGGCTTGAGAGGATGGCAGTTGAACAAAATCCAAAAGCTACAGTCAGAGCTAGCTCCCCTACTATTGACAAACTTGatctttggagaaaccaacagAGCCACAACGGGAGACCAGGCCATGAAAAACAGACAACAATGGTTATCTTGCACACTAGGCTCAACACACAATCCTATAAATTTGGCGAAGCCTGATTTGGAATTTATCAGCTGATACCGACCTTGAAACCTAATTATAAAAGGCCCTACCACAGTTGGTCTTGATAATGTTGCTGAAGACCTAAGAGTTTTGGTAGTGCAAACTGCAAAGCTCTTAAAGAGTTTTTAAGtgtattttaaatattttgattTCAACCACtaataaaatgacaattggacAAGTCACTAAGTTTTATCTTCACCAAATAAGATTTGTACCATATATCAATTGTATTAATGATTGCATTCATTCTTGATGTTGGTTTTAATTTAATAAGGAATTTAGACCAAAAGCAATTTATTGGTTCCCATAACTCTTCAAAATGGGACAGCCAAACGTATTTTCTCATTATTAATTATAATGCTACCACTTGGGATGGTTGTGGAAAAAACATATCAGCATCATTTAACCTTTACTCCATCAGTTTGACCCGTTTATTCTGGAAATATCATATCATGATCACATCAAGCAACCAAATATTTTATGTATGTGGAAGTCACAATCCAACGATTTTTGAAGtggctttatttatttatttattttcatgaaACAAGTATAATATGGTTTTGTTATTGTTAAGTTTTTGTTAAAATAAGAAAAGGAGAACTACGTACGTAACTAATTTTTCTTCTTGGGTGACAAGGAGAACTACCTAATTCATGTTTATGGTTTCTAATTTTTGAAGTACGATGAATTCTTAGAGTTTAATTTTTTGGACCAAAAGAAATATAGCCTTAATTAcctcttgcttttttttttttttgcccttttGTCTCTGTTATATTTGCTATGAGTTAAAGCTTACAAAAGTCCTTGTATGTGATGCTGTGTGGGGACAATGAAATTGAAACAAAAGAAGGCAGCGCATCACAAGTCCACACAAatcattttcacaatttttcttttggtctttTAAACCACATGGGAGGGTAAGTCGAAAAAAGAAGAGATGCATGTATCAAAGAACTGTATCAAAATACAGTTAGATGTTTGTTCAGTCTATATGTCAACATTGGTATTCCTTATATGTCCAACATTTTAGAAGTTCATTTTTACCCCTTTTGTaaactgaaaaagaagaagaaataattaTGTCGGTAGTTgtggttgtttttatttttatttttatttttgatagtACCATAAGGAATTTAGTAGCTACTACTGCAACTCCAGGTAGAGCTCTTGCtttgttgaaagttgaaacatatgtctatatttgtttttcttttctacaTTCTTGAATTCTGGTATAAAACACAATAAAATATCGAAGTTTTTGATTCAACATTAATTAGGCAAGATGAATAGAGGATTTTGTAGGTTTTGATTTTTAAGTGTATTTTAGCTTCATGTAGAAATTAGATATTAaaatcagaaaaaaagaaagaaaaaagagatcCTTAGAGAAGAGTAGGAGACGATTGATGTGGGGTGTGAACGGCGGATGTAGAGGAGGTGGCGTTTGCGGAGGAAGAGGGTGGGTgacaaaattcaaatttatttttgagattcaagatttttctttttatattatttaaatttttttttaaaaatttttaTATAATCTCTAATGACATGTTTTCCTTGGTctagaattatatatatatgacatgtTTTTCTTGGTCTAGACTCTAGTCTCTACCCCCTTTTACGTAGTGTGTGTGTTTTGATTACgcaataaaaaaagagagggcAGCGTTTGGCGTTTAGGAAAAGAGACGATGAGGAGGtggcaaagaaaagaaaagaaaaagaggccCCGGAGAGTTCGGGATAAGcaacaacacacacacacacattctttcttttcttcctcgACGCGACgcttttcaatttcgattacAACACTAATTACTAGTCCCACACCACCTCGACAAAGACAACAATTAAACCCCCAAAATTCAGAAGAGTCGTCGCAACCTTTCCCTTctcctcttctcttcttctcttctcttctcttctacaTACAAACACCCTTTCCCCACTTTTCAAAttctatatatatttaataacaTATAACCCACACCGCCCTGCATTCTTTCATTCATAATAATAATCAGACGCGTACATATACAGAGATGGTCCCCGGCGGTGTAGTTTTGGATTTCCCGGCCGATCAAACGCCGTCGTCTCCTCCAAGACTACCCCGCAGGCTCAGACGGAGGCTCGACCTTGTTCAGTCCTCCAAGACTCCCAACACTGTCGAACAAATCCAAACCAAGCTTCGACTCGCCGATCTTCGCCGCcaggttttttttcttttttttttaattcgaATTTTGATTTTGCGTTTGTTTGTTTCCTgggatgatgattttggattttggttgATGATGAACTGAGCCGAATAAGGTCCAGTTTTAACAACTTTAGTTGATTGGTTTAAGACCCATCATGACTCTGCTTCCAATTCTGTCCTAGTGTTTTTGATCCAAATTTTAACACAAAACcctcccaaaaataaaaattacctaacaccttctcttctctttaTCTTCAAGGAAAGGAAGcttttacctttactttcaaGGGTATTGGCTTCGTCTGTGTTAGGTGGGCTGGCTGAtgtcaatttttgtttttcaaattttttggtTTTCTCTGTCGTCCTGTCTTAAACCGATAGTGATggggttcaaacttcaaaggaTTATAATAGATTACTTCATAATCTTAATTTCCTGCTATTAACTTTACTTTTTTTGGTTCCATCTCTTTGTTTTGTGATtcccaagtttttttttctttttttttttgtgtttttgtgtAACTCTTTAGCCTAGAACCTAACATGTCTAGTTTTTTTTGAATTTGCTCGACTTCAGGAACACTATGAGAAGTTGTCAAACAAGGCCCGGACAAAGCCCAGAAGCCCCTCTGGATCTTCTTCTCAAGAGGAAGACCTTGGCGAGCGACTGGATGCCAAGCTCCAAGCTGCTGAGAGGAAAAGGTAAAACTTTGatccatttttttatttatagtaTGTTTGAATTTTCGATGCTTCATGCCCCCACAACCTTTATAAATGCGTCGTTTGTTTCTTTTGAAGGATGTTAGAATCTAAGAACTCATTCAAAGTATTATCTGATTGGTTATGGGTGTGTTGGTTAACTACTGGATTATTCACTGTGTTGATATGGCTACATTAAGTTATTCTCCCCCGCATATTCTATTTTTTTGTTTCACCCTGTAACATTCCTACCCATCCTATTAACCTTCGTGCCCAAAACCCCCCACCAGTGACATCATGTACACTACACCTACATCCTTGGACTCCTTACTATTATGAAACAGAAAAACAACTATGGTGGCGGATTGTGTTTTTGTGTCTCACAATCTCATGTATAATATGCAGCTGGCTTTCTTATATAATAACATCTGCTGTCATCATCTCTTTCTTGCACTCACATATTGGGTTCATATTCTGAATTTATTTGTTCCTAGAtaagtaattgttatttgtaaATGCGGTCCGTTTCTTTGTGAGGTACCTTTTCTTCATATATATAGTTTAGTTATGATTTCAGCCAAAATCGTATCATCCATCTGTAATCATGGACTCTTCAGTCCCCAGGGCCAGATTAGTTTTCCATATTCTGTTGCTCACTGTTGAACCGACAGGTTGCTTATTTTGGAAAGTGCTCAAATGCGCTTAGCTAAGTTGGATGAGTTGCGGCAAGCAGCTAAAAGTGGCGTAGAAATGCGTTTTGAGAAGGAACGACAGAAGCTTGGTTCAAAAGTTGAATTACGTTTTCAGCAGGCAGAGGCTAATAGAATGCTTATGCTCAAGGCTTATAGACAAAGAAGGGCCAACTTGAAGGAGAGGTCATCTCAGTCATTGTTGCGAAAGATGGCTTGGGAGAATAAGTACAAGGAGCGCGTGCGTGCTGCAATTAACCAAAAACGCGCAGCTGCTGAGAAAAAGCGACTGGTACTTttggaagaagagaagaagagggcaTACGCCAGGACGTTGCAAGTGCAAAGAGTAGCGAAGTCTGTCTCTCACCAACGTGAGATTGAAAGGAGAGCGAAAAGGGATCAGTTAGAAGACCGGTTGCAGAGGGTATGCATATTTGATGTTATCATTTGTGTAAGCCTTTTGTGGCTCTACTGTTCCCTAATTATCTTATTTGATGTTTAGGCAAAGAGACAAAGAGCAGAATATctcaagcaaagaggaaagataCAGAATTCATTTCAAGTCAGTTGGAATAGGATGCACAAACAGGCTGATCTCCTGTCTAGAAAGTTAGCAAGGTGCATATCCTTTGCAATTTGAGTTTATTAGAGATGTCCCTGTTAGATTCATTATTTTTGGGTAcaaaattttctttgtttagGGTTAGCTTGCCATTGCATAGTAGATGTTTCATGACCATGGACAAGACTCAAGTTGTTATTGCATTTCACCTTGCTAATGTTTGGCAAAGGAATTGGTTTGAAATTGGATTACATGTTACATGCTTATGCACACTTAGAAATAAGAGTGAATTTTAAGCGTCAACTTGTTGATTTTTATAGGTGTTGGAGACGGTTCCACAGGCTAAAGAGAACTACGTTTGCTTTGGCAAAAGCTTACAATACCTTGAAACTTGAGGAAAATAGCGTCAAGTCAATGCCGTTCGAGCAGCTTGCAATTCTGATTGAATCACCTGATACCCTTCAGACTGTGAAGGCTCTACTTGATCGACTTGAGAATCGGTTGAAAGTCTCCAAGACTGTAGCCTCTATAAACTATCCGTCCAGTATTGATAACATAGATCACCTTCTCAAACGAGTTGCTTCTCCCAAAAGGAGGACCACACCAAGGACATCTTTGAGAAGCAGGGAGGGAAAGAAAGCCTCCTCTGTCAGGGCCACAACCAGAACTTCAGCTAAATTAACAAGGTATCAAGTGAGAGTGGTTCTTTGCGCTTACATGATTTTGAGTCATCCAGATGCGGTTTTCAATGGTCAAGGAGAGCGTGAGACTTCTCTGGCCAAATCTGCAGAAGAATTTGTTAGAGAGTTTGAGTTGTTGGTGAAGACTATATTACAGGGCCCCGTCAACAGTTCTGAGGAAGAGTCTGATTCCACATCGCCCAAACGCTTAACCTTCAGATCTCAGCTAGGAGCTTTTGATAAAGCGTGGTGCTCCTACTTGAGTTGCTTTGTGGCGTGGAAGGTTAAGGATGCCCAGTTGTTGGAGGGAGATTTAGTGAGGGCAGCTTGCCAGATGGAGCTGTCTATGATTCAAACTTGCAAGATGACTTCAGAAGGACATACTGCCGATCTCACTCATGATATGAAGGCTATTCAGAAACAGGTACTGCAGTAACCCTAAGTGTATTCTCttctattattatttattttttctttttgttgagaAAATTGTATAGTACATATATCATATAATGTGTGTGTATGAGACATTGTTTGGTTTACCATTAAAAAAGCAAACATTTTGGTACTCTTGATTGATTTATGTTTAGGGGAGAGAGCATACACGTACTTCTTTTTGTTGAACTTTCTAGGCATCTGAGGTTTACTCTTATGCTGGTGGAGTTTCTTTAACTGACAAAATTACCCTTGACaaccccctcctcctcctcctcattccATTGAGCTTGTTAGctaatattttgaatttttgcgTGATGCAGGTCGCAGAAGACCAAAAGCTACTGAGAGAAAAGGTGCAACACTTAAGTGGAGAAGCTGGGATTGAGCGTATGACATCTGCTTTATCTGAAACACGGTCCAAGTATTTTGCAGCAAAGGAAAATGGAAGTCCATCAGGGTTGCAAACCACACAGTTTGTTTCTCCAAGCCCTCCAAGTTCATCAGCTGGTCCTTCTGTTTCTAGCTTAGATAAGAAGAGTAATCCAAGTCGTGTAGTTCGTTCCCTATTTCAGGAAGATGAATCTATTCGTCAGAAAGGATTAGAGTCAACTGAGATTGGATTGATTGTGAATGAGTTCTCTAAGACCAATTTGGGTGGGCAGCTCGGATCTTCTTCCCAAAAGCCGGTCACTGAGAATGAACTGATTGTGAATGAGTTTCTCCATGAGCAAAACCAGGCTTTTGCTAATATTTTCAATGCTGCCGATGAAGATCAAAATAATGTCCAGGTTAAAATAATATCTTAACCTTTTGCATTAGATACCGATACTGAGTTAGAAATCTTAACAGTTGTCTATTTGGTTCTCTTGTAATTTTCAGTCAAAGATCAGAAACACTATGGAGAAGGCTTTCTGGGATGGCATAATGGAATCTGTAAACCAGGAAGAGCCCAACTATGACCGGATCATTCAACTGTTGGAGGAGGTGAGGGATGAAATTTGCACCATGGCTCCACAGAGCTGGAAACAAGAaattgttgaagcaattgatgtGGATATTCTCTCTCAGGTAGAAATCATTATTTGTCTTTGTCCAAAGTAATTATACAACATATGTAGAGCATTGACCATTTTGTTGTTGCCCCATTAGGTGCTAAAATCTGGTAACCTGGATATTGATTACCTGGGAAAGATCCTAGAGTTTTCAATGGTCACTTTGCGAAAGCTCTCCGCTCCTGCGaatgatgatgaaatgatgGCCACTCTCCAGAGTTTAAGGAAAGAACTAGATGAGATATGTAATGCTAGGGACCAGTCCAACTGCTCAGGTGTCATTGCTATGATCAAGGGTCTGCGTTTTGTTCTAGAGCAGATTCAGGTATGCTTTCTGGAAAAACTACTGTATGCCTGTAACTGACAATTATGGCTTTCATAAGTAATTAGGACAAACATGATGATTAGCACGTTTAATTTGATCAATTTCTTGTATGCTGTTTTATATTTTGAATTCTATTTGTGAAGAACTGTAGATGGATGGGGTTCCAGTGTAATAATGCAAGGTGTTATTCCATCTAGATATTGAGTAACATTGAAAATTTGTGACAGGTGCTTAAACGTGAGATTAGCAAAGCACGTATAAGAATAATGGAGCCTTTGTTGAAGGGGCCCACTGGTTTGCAGTACCTTAGAAATGCCTTTGCCAATCGCTATGGACCTGCCTCAGATGCCAATACCTCTCTACCAGTGACGGTGCAGTGGCTTTCATCCGTGTGGAATTGCAAAGATCAGGAGTGGCAAGAACATAAGATTGCTTCCTCGACTTTGATGAGCAGTGATAATTTGTCTCATGAGTTTCTTCCTTCCACCACCCTTAGAAGTGGTGGAAGCTTTCTGTTGAAATCAAATTCTTCATCGCTGTCTTCTAGAAATAGCCAAGGTTCGAGAACTCAATAATTTTTTGTTTCTAATCGTAAGGTGGATTTGAATTTTGTTTGACATTTGTTGTGTGG encodes the following:
- the LOC133743686 gene encoding uncharacterized protein LOC133743686 isoform X1; this translates as MVPGGVVLDFPADQTPSSPPRLPRRLRRRLDLVQSSKTPNTVEQIQTKLRLADLRRQEHYEKLSNKARTKPRSPSGSSSQEEDLGERLDAKLQAAERKRLLILESAQMRLAKLDELRQAAKSGVEMRFEKERQKLGSKVELRFQQAEANRMLMLKAYRQRRANLKERSSQSLLRKMAWENKYKERVRAAINQKRAAAEKKRLVLLEEEKKRAYARTLQVQRVAKSVSHQREIERRAKRDQLEDRLQRAKRQRAEYLKQRGKIQNSFQVSWNRMHKQADLLSRKLARCWRRFHRLKRTTFALAKAYNTLKLEENSVKSMPFEQLAILIESPDTLQTVKALLDRLENRLKVSKTVASINYPSSIDNIDHLLKRVASPKRRTTPRTSLRSREGKKASSVRATTRTSAKLTRYQVRVVLCAYMILSHPDAVFNGQGERETSLAKSAEEFVREFELLVKTILQGPVNSSEEESDSTSPKRLTFRSQLGAFDKAWCSYLSCFVAWKVKDAQLLEGDLVRAACQMELSMIQTCKMTSEGHTADLTHDMKAIQKQVAEDQKLLREKVQHLSGEAGIERMTSALSETRSKYFAAKENGSPSGLQTTQFVSPSPPSSSAGPSVSSLDKKSNPSRVVRSLFQEDESIRQKGLESTEIGLIVNEFSKTNLGGQLGSSSQKPVTENELIVNEFLHEQNQAFANIFNAADEDQNNVQSKIRNTMEKAFWDGIMESVNQEEPNYDRIIQLLEEVRDEICTMAPQSWKQEIVEAIDVDILSQVLKSGNLDIDYLGKILEFSMVTLRKLSAPANDDEMMATLQSLRKELDEICNARDQSNCSGVIAMIKGLRFVLEQIQVLKREISKARIRIMEPLLKGPTGLQYLRNAFANRYGPASDANTSLPVTVQWLSSVWNCKDQEWQEHKIASSTLMSSDNLSHEFLPSTTLRSGGSFLLKSNSSSLSSRNSQGNVQPECKGEGVDLLVRLGLLKLVSGVSGLTEEALPETFMLNLSRLRAVQAQIQKIIVSSISILICRQTILSEGVIATPTDMEGILSRCIERLLGILDSVEDAGMEEIVESISDFSINGNEVVDTEKVRSRKMVIARMLAKSLQAGDPVFERVSRAVYMAARGAVLGGSGPVGRKLAETALRQVGAAVLTDSVVEAAEVLVVAATISVGVHGAWYIHMTDNM
- the LOC133743686 gene encoding uncharacterized protein LOC133743686 isoform X2 gives rise to the protein MVPGGVVLDFPADQTPSSPPRLPRRLRRRLDLVQSSKTPNTVEQIQTKLRLADLRRQEHYEKLSNKARTKPRSPSGSSSQEEDLGERLDAKLQAAERKRCWRRFHRLKRTTFALAKAYNTLKLEENSVKSMPFEQLAILIESPDTLQTVKALLDRLENRLKVSKTVASINYPSSIDNIDHLLKRVASPKRRTTPRTSLRSREGKKASSVRATTRTSAKLTRYQVRVVLCAYMILSHPDAVFNGQGERETSLAKSAEEFVREFELLVKTILQGPVNSSEEESDSTSPKRLTFRSQLGAFDKAWCSYLSCFVAWKVKDAQLLEGDLVRAACQMELSMIQTCKMTSEGHTADLTHDMKAIQKQVAEDQKLLREKVQHLSGEAGIERMTSALSETRSKYFAAKENGSPSGLQTTQFVSPSPPSSSAGPSVSSLDKKSNPSRVVRSLFQEDESIRQKGLESTEIGLIVNEFSKTNLGGQLGSSSQKPVTENELIVNEFLHEQNQAFANIFNAADEDQNNVQSKIRNTMEKAFWDGIMESVNQEEPNYDRIIQLLEEVRDEICTMAPQSWKQEIVEAIDVDILSQVLKSGNLDIDYLGKILEFSMVTLRKLSAPANDDEMMATLQSLRKELDEICNARDQSNCSGVIAMIKGLRFVLEQIQVLKREISKARIRIMEPLLKGPTGLQYLRNAFANRYGPASDANTSLPVTVQWLSSVWNCKDQEWQEHKIASSTLMSSDNLSHEFLPSTTLRSGGSFLLKSNSSSLSSRNSQGNVQPECKGEGVDLLVRLGLLKLVSGVSGLTEEALPETFMLNLSRLRAVQAQIQKIIVSSISILICRQTILSEGVIATPTDMEGILSRCIERLLGILDSVEDAGMEEIVESISDFSINGNEVVDTEKVRSRKMVIARMLAKSLQAGDPVFERVSRAVYMAARGAVLGGSGPVGRKLAETALRQVGAAVLTDSVVEAAEVLVVAATISVGVHGAWYIHMTDNM